The Bacteroidales bacterium genome segment AGATTTGATTTACCTTTCGTTATGAGGTTGAAAAAGGTCATTTTACCATTATATTCCAGAGAATAAAAAGTCATATTATTACCAATACAGTATTGTTTTATTTGATCCGGTTTGAAGAATAAAACCTTCTTTGAATTCTGAGGGATAAAATTACAGCGATTTGAATTTCTTGTACCAATATATTCCTGGTTTCCTTTAATCGTATCACTGTTGCTTTTTATAATATAACCTTCGTACGAAGTTATTTGTGCAAATATTGAATTACATATAAGTAACACAAATGTAAAAGTCAGGGAGTATTTCATAAAAATTTGTTTGAAAATGTAAAGCTGTAAACCGGTGATTCTGGTTTCGGCAAGTGATTTAGCTTCATTAAAGTTGTAGATGAATTTTCAGCTAATTATTAATATAATTCTTTAATTCTGTAGTACCATCCATATTGATTCCACTATAAGAAGATCGTATAATTCCAATGTGTTTTTGAAATACATAAGCGTCATGCAGGCCGATAACATAACCCGGATTAATTGTTAATGTAATTTCTTGTGCAGTATCATTAGAAGTTTTATGTTGATTAAATCGGATTATGGCTTCGCCGTAATGAGCATTATTAACAGTATCTCACCAGCTGGTATCATTTAACTCTGTAAATAATAAGTCGATAACATAGTGTAAATAAAAACAGAATTACTATCAATGACCAACGATACTTTATTATATTGGGTGTTATAATAATTCTGGCCAAATTTTTTAGCAACAATATGTCTTATTAATTTTCCCGGGCCCGGAGTAATGGAATCCATTGTCGTATCGCAATAACTTTCATCAATACTGTCAATTACATCATCATATAGACAAAAGATCTTTTTATATATCCAGGTATCATTTGTATCCAACGGGAAATAGGAATTGCCATAAAGATCTGTTATGTAATCGTTTAAAATAATTGGGCTATTTTCCGGTTTTTCACAGGAGAATAAAACCGGAAGTAACCCTAATACCATAAATCTAAGTTTTTTCATAATGACCTTTGCTATGATCGGTTGTTTTTATGAATGGGTCTAAAATCCGGATCGTGATACTTATTTTTCCATTTAGTATCCCCGGCCCATGGATTGATAAATCGATTCGTGAGGTCAGAATTGTGTGACTCTTTGCTGTGCAAAGTTATTTCCTTTTATATATAATATCTCTTAAACCCAGAAATGGTTTTTCAATAGCATATGACATTGTTACACCTAATGATATGGAAACAATCAAAAACAGTATGAAATAATATTGCTGATTGCAATCCATCAATCTGACAATCTTTTCAGACATCAGATGCCACAAGTAAATAGAATATGAATGAATCCCAATGAAACAAATTATCATAAAAGGAATTTTGGTTATTGGCAAAAATATCTGATTACTGATCTTGAAGGCATTTAGACTGAATAAAACTAATAAACCAAAACCTAAATTGACTGTGGTGAGTCCTATGGTATTCATAAAATAGCTTCCTCCTGAAAAAAAGAAGACAGGACTAATCAAGATGGACGCAAACACAAAAAACCAATATTTGCATTTAGAAAATAATTTGTAGAAGTCGGTAAAGTAATATAAATACGAAGTTAATACTCCAATCAAAATCCCATCCATTCTCAAATGTGTCGCTGTGAATGAGAAAAAAAGCTTATCTCTGTTTTGATAGGATATATAGAATCTCATCAAAAACGAAAGGATAAGCATGCAAATCAAAAAATAACCAATGAACTTTTTGTTTTCAATGAGCTTTGTCCTTATACAAATCAAAATAAACAAAGCCAATCCAATATAGAAATGCTCCTCAATAGCCAAAGACCAAGTATGATGCCAAATACCTCTTCTATAACTTTGAAGATAAAATATCTCATTTAATACTTGACTCAAACTATAAAAGCCTTTAGTTTGGATATAGTTTAAAACGATAGTAATAAAAATAAAAAAGTAAAAGGGTGGATAAATCTTAAATCCTCTCCTTACTAAAAATCTAGTTATATCAACTTTCTGATAATCTAAATACTCCTTAAATACGAGACCTGCAACTAAAAATCCACTTAAAACAAAAAATAAATCAACACCGATCCAACCAATATCAGATATAATATTACCACTACTAGCATGTCGAAATATTACCAGTATAACAGCTATTCCTCTCAAAAAATCTAATCCTTTTATGCGCATTTAATTAATTTAAGTAACAGTAAATCCCGCACAACCGGGCATTGCATATGACCTGATGTTGTGAACAGCATTATTACTACCGCCGTATCGCAGTGGAGGAGGGGTTGGGTTAACCACTTATGGAGAGCAAACAATCCCGGCATAGGACCAGAGGGCTCATGTGACTCTGCTGAAAAAATTTGTACATGGATGGTATGGAGTCGTGCTCACCATACCAAGTGTCGGGTTATTGTTTCTACTGTTTTAGTATTTTCTTAGTAATATTTAATCCATCCCCAAAAATGTTTATTATGTATATTCCTTTTGAATAGCCACTAAAATCTAACTTGTCTGTTACAAGACCATTTTGAATATTTAGTTTCCTATTGATGATATTTGAACCATTTAGGTTATATACTCTTATATATAATACAGCATTAGAATTAATTCGCATTACTAAATTTATTGCACCATCAATTGTTGGATTCGGAAATAATAATAGGTCTTCTTTTTTCAGAAACTTCTCAATTGAACTTTGAACTATTGTTGTGTCAATCCATTTTACGCAGTCGCCTTCTTTAATATTTACACTAAATGTTCCTATAGTATCTACCAACATATAATTTTTATTTCCATTTTGTATAGAATCACCATTTAAGTACCATTGATATTTGAAATAATCTCCCTGATTAACTAATAATGTATCATTTGAGAGATTAAGAAAAGTATTTGGCAGTTTTGAAAAATGAATAATTACTTCTTTACTCCAGCTTTCAACTCCATTTATGGTTTGTGTAACATATAAGGTATCTGTTTCAACCAGTTCATTATTAAAGGTATTTCCTTCATAAAGCAATTCTTTCAGGAATTTATCACCATACCATCTAATATTCGTACCAATAGCTGATATTTCATCAAATTGTTCTCCTGAACATATAAAATTTAATCTTTCAACCTTAGGTCTGCTGGGTCGCAAATTGGTAGTTGAATTAGTTTTTAGTTTTGCTATACCAACAGATGAAGGCCAATCATCAATTCCATCTCCAATGAAGTTTATTATCTGAGAATACCCAACAATATATGCATTACCAAAATTATCAATACCAAGGCCATGACCATATTCACTAACTGAGGTTTGGTATAGCTTATTAAACTGCAAGTCTCCATTCCTGTCATATTTCTCTACATAAAAATCCATTTCTGTTCCACCATAGTTTCCGAAGGATTCACCAATCAGATAAATATTGTCGTCTGAATCTGTAATAATATCCCTGGGAGATCCTGTACCTCCATGATATGTATTTATAATTTTTGCCCATTCAATATTTCCATCAAAATCATACTGCGCTATTAACGGACTACCATCATTTCCTCCTGCAGTTTTCGTGATAACTATGCCATTTCCAAAATCCATTTCAGAAGTTGAAACGACAGTACTAATTAGAATACCATTTCTATTCAAAGTTATTTGTGGTATTGAATTAGTTTTTCCTATCGGTGTTTTTGCCCATTGAACAATACCAATAGATGAGATTTTTGTTACAAATGTTTGTTCTCCCCACTGCCAATTATTTTCAATTTTAATATCATCAATCATTAACGAATCACATTCGAAAGAGCCTGTTAAATATATTGTTCCCATGCAATCCACAGCAATATCATTGCCCTGACATCCATTTGAATTACAACCCATAAATCGTTTAGTCCAAATAGGTACCCCATAAAAATCGATCTTTGCAACAAAAGTGTTGCCTCCATTTTTACCTGTAATATAAACATTATCGAACTGGTCAATAGCAACATCATTTCCTTGTCCGTAATACTCTTTGTTGAAATCACAAAACCATAACTCGTTGCCTGTTGAATCATATTTTGAAACGAAAATTTTTCCATTTCTTCCACCTGTCAAATAAATGTTTTTATCATCATCTATACATACTCCAATACCATAATCATATGTACTACCTGTTTCAATATGTTTTAACCATTCAATATTGTGCGCAGAATCCATACGGCATAAAAATATGTCAGAATAATAATCGTCATCAGTGTATAATGAAAAAGTGTCTAATCTTAAGCCTAATTCGTAATAACCAGCGATAACAACATTACCTTCATGGTCAACAGCGATATCAGTGTCCTCACTATATTGAGGGTTTCCGGAGGCTTTTATTCCCCATACCCAATTTTGAGACCAGGCTTCTGTTGTAAATAAAATCAAAAATGCTATAAATAAAATGTTTTTCATATGTAGTAATGTTCTATTTAGTATCACGCAATCTCCGCTGTTATAAGCTGTTGCCATTTCAAGCGCTTTCAGCTTGTCCGCCCTGCACTGCCCCCGGCAATAGACGTCAGCAAAAGCATCATTGTCTTTTATTCCAATATTCCATGAGTCTGTCTGTCTTTTAAAATGGCATACTGTTGTTAGGAACCGTGTTTATTAAATTATGATTTTGAAGGGAAAACCATCTATTTGAAAAATGTAAATACCACTATTAAGGTTGTATAGTGGAATTTGATAATCAGTGTTTTCAGGAGTAAATTGTCCAACCAAATATCCACAAACATTATAAATTAGTACAGTCTTAATAATACTTTCGCTGCTAATATAAAGTATTTTTCCTCTTAATGGATTTGGATATAATCTGATCTTATTAAATTCATTGTCTTCCAATTTGTTTATCGGGCCTGAATAATTACAATCAAGTCCCAATTTATTGTAGTATTTGACTTCATCATTTTGTTTAAAACATAACAAATTATAATCTCCGTATGCATAATTCAATAATCCTTTATTAGACCCAATCCCTTCAATCCATTCAACAGTATCTTTTTCAGGATTATCTTCAATCCAATTAACACGAAAGTCCAAAAATTTAATTCGAAGTCTTTTAATACCCATATATACAACACTATCAATATCTATAACCTGTGAGCTGTATAAGGTATCTTTAATAATTTTATCACCCTCAGGCAAATGATATATTCTTTCATATGTTGAGTTGAAAACGGAATCTTTTTTAATTGTAAAATCATAAAGTAAAACTTCTGTTGAATCATCTAAATATGATAAAAGACTAAATATCTTTTTATGGTTTTCTTCCTCACGTAGGAATCCGGAAATATAGCTTTCAGAACTCGAATCATTATTCCGTTTAGTTGTTTCAATTACTTTGTTGTATACTTTACCATTGATTAAAGTATCACCTCCTATCCTGCAATTAAAATTTTGATAAAGTTTCCCTTCACAATTTGTACTTTTTTTGCATGTAGGCACCAATACTTCCAAATAGTTCCATGAATTATTTGTATCAATTATCTGACAATTTCCTTCAAAACTAAAGAGTAGTAAAAATAGTAAAGACCTGATTGTTTTCATGATGTTTAGGTTGTAGATGACTGCAAAAAGGGCTAACGCTCCCGACGGTATACGCTGTTGCCGTTTGGGAGTGCTTACTGGTCGGGTGAAGCCAACGCACAAACATTAGCACCCCGCACGGCCGGGCAATTGCGTATGACCAGCTGTTGTGAACAGTTTTATTATTATTTAATGAAAAATACAGCAGCAATTACCGCTAATACAAATGCACTTATTAAAACATATGAAATTATATGTCCGAAATTTAGCGTCCAACCTAATGATGGTAATCTTTTCGGTACTAAAATTCGTGGATCTTTACGATTAACATAAAACGTTCCCTTCCAATTGAAGGGATTATTACTCATTGAATAGAGTATCTCCTTTTCAAGTTTTAGACTCATTTCTGTTATTGATTTTATTGAACGTTTTTCTCTCTAAAAATTGTTCACAACTTATTTATAGAAGCACATTATATACTACTATACACCGAAATTGGATGCTTTGGAGCATATTTTGTAATTCTAATTTCTGGATATCATTTATGATTTTGTTCACTTCCGGGTGCGCACAGCGACCGTCAGTCCCATTGCTTACCTCTACCTCTTTTTCCTTATCGCCCCCACTGAATTGACTGGCAGTTTCTTATGTAGATTACGAAAGATAACAAAAATATAACCACAAAGACACGAAGACACTAAGAATTTTTTTAACACGAGGAACACGAGGAGCACGAAGCACGATGCTGGATACTGGATCCGGATTCAGAAACTGAATGTCGCTCGGGGTCCCTAAAGTCCCTAGAGTCCCTAAGGTCCCTAGAGTCCCTGAAATAACACAGAACAAGGAACACCGATTTATGATTTAAGAAGACTTGAAAACACCGAACACCGATAAGTTACAGTTTACGAATTAGGCATTGTTACCCGGTCGCTGAGCTTGCCGAAGCGTTGTGGTAATAAAAATGGAATT includes the following:
- a CDS encoding acyltransferase, giving the protein MRIKGLDFLRGIAVILVIFRHASSGNIISDIGWIGVDLFFVLSGFLVAGLVFKEYLDYQKVDITRFLVRRGFKIYPPFYFFIFITIVLNYIQTKGFYSLSQVLNEIFYLQSYRRGIWHHTWSLAIEEHFYIGLALFILICIRTKLIENKKFIGYFLICMLILSFLMRFYISYQNRDKLFFSFTATHLRMDGILIGVLTSYLYYFTDFYKLFSKCKYWFFVFASILISPVFFFSGGSYFMNTIGLTTVNLGFGLLVLFSLNAFKISNQIFLPITKIPFMIICFIGIHSYSIYLWHLMSEKIVRLMDCNQQYYFILFLIVSISLGVTMSYAIEKPFLGLRDIIYKRK
- a CDS encoding SBBP repeat-containing protein, which gives rise to MKNILFIAFLILFTTEAWSQNWVWGIKASGNPQYSEDTDIAVDHEGNVVIAGYYELGLRLDTFSLYTDDDYYSDIFLCRMDSAHNIEWLKHIETGSTYDYGIGVCIDDDKNIYLTGGRNGKIFVSKYDSTGNELWFCDFNKEYYGQGNDVAIDQFDNVYITGKNGGNTFVAKIDFYGVPIWTKRFMGCNSNGCQGNDIAVDCMGTIYLTGSFECDSLMIDDIKIENNWQWGEQTFVTKISSIGIVQWAKTPIGKTNSIPQITLNRNGILISTVVSTSEMDFGNGIVITKTAGGNDGSPLIAQYDFDGNIEWAKIINTYHGGTGSPRDIITDSDDNIYLIGESFGNYGGTEMDFYVEKYDRNGDLQFNKLYQTSVSEYGHGLGIDNFGNAYIVGYSQIINFIGDGIDDWPSSVGIAKLKTNSTTNLRPSRPKVERLNFICSGEQFDEISAIGTNIRWYGDKFLKELLYEGNTFNNELVETDTLYVTQTINGVESWSKEVIIHFSKLPNTFLNLSNDTLLVNQGDYFKYQWYLNGDSIQNGNKNYMLVDTIGTFSVNIKEGDCVKWIDTTIVQSSIEKFLKKEDLLLFPNPTIDGAINLVMRINSNAVLYIRVYNLNGSNIINRKLNIQNGLVTDKLDFSGYSKGIYIINIFGDGLNITKKILKQ
- a CDS encoding T9SS type A sorting domain-containing protein, whose protein sequence is MKTIRSLLFLLLFSFEGNCQIIDTNNSWNYLEVLVPTCKKSTNCEGKLYQNFNCRIGGDTLINGKVYNKVIETTKRNNDSSSESYISGFLREEENHKKIFSLLSYLDDSTEVLLYDFTIKKDSVFNSTYERIYHLPEGDKIIKDTLYSSQVIDIDSVVYMGIKRLRIKFLDFRVNWIEDNPEKDTVEWIEGIGSNKGLLNYAYGDYNLLCFKQNDEVKYYNKLGLDCNYSGPINKLEDNEFNKIRLYPNPLRGKILYISSESIIKTVLIYNVCGYLVGQFTPENTDYQIPLYNLNSGIYIFQIDGFPFKIII